A genomic window from Candidatus Obscuribacterales bacterium includes:
- a CDS encoding ABC transporter permease, with product MHQVLAIISKDILQWTRRPLYFIASSLLAILIIWIVGNTIAGARNIPLGLYDPAGISELTKRLQETNRFVVTNYEDLDQAKRDLTSSKIAVLANVSQDPLEDSVQILTEGHNPLIDQQIAMGILSVLTQRAKELSLPLHSASLFPVTFTMRDFVTPGLAAYLCYVLACMNLGFSWIYEWMEKTYRQIILAPRGLRAAIIAKTLTVTVEAAVVLWLALCITSPLAGFSLGNNFFGIVIATLASMFCFTCIGLGAACLLKTIRIYTMTVSILGVGLMFVSGIIIPVDGMPTWEKILAKALPMYYSADAFRGVMLGTPADYLRDILVLATWAVAGLATAAILLNKRRAML from the coding sequence ATGCACCAAGTTCTGGCAATTATCAGCAAGGACATTCTGCAATGGACGCGCAGACCCTTGTACTTTATTGCCAGCAGCTTGCTGGCCATTCTAATTATTTGGATTGTAGGCAATACCATTGCCGGCGCAAGAAATATTCCACTTGGTCTTTACGATCCGGCAGGCATTAGCGAATTGACTAAACGTTTGCAAGAAACAAATAGATTCGTTGTCACTAATTACGAGGATCTTGATCAAGCTAAGCGCGATTTGACCTCGAGCAAAATAGCCGTTCTAGCAAATGTTTCTCAGGATCCTTTGGAAGATTCCGTGCAAATTCTGACCGAAGGACACAATCCACTAATTGATCAACAAATTGCCATGGGCATCTTGTCGGTTTTAACTCAACGCGCTAAAGAGTTAAGTCTACCCCTGCATTCGGCATCGTTATTTCCAGTAACTTTCACGATGCGTGACTTTGTCACACCAGGGCTGGCTGCCTATCTTTGTTATGTACTGGCCTGCATGAATTTGGGTTTTTCCTGGATTTATGAGTGGATGGAAAAGACCTATAGACAAATTATCCTTGCTCCCCGGGGTTTAAGAGCGGCAATTATTGCTAAGACATTGACCGTAACCGTCGAGGCAGCCGTCGTTTTATGGCTGGCGCTCTGCATAACATCGCCTTTAGCAGGCTTTAGTTTAGGCAATAATTTCTTCGGCATTGTCATTGCCACACTGGCATCAATGTTCTGCTTTACTTGCATAGGATTGGGTGCTGCCTGTCTTCTAAAAACAATCCGCATTTACACGATGACCGTGTCCATCTTGGGAGTGGGACTCATGTTCGTGTCCGGAATTATTATTCCTGTTGACGGCATGCCCACATGGGAAAAGATTTTAGCCAAAGCATTGCCTATGTATTATTCTGCAGATGCGTTTCGTGGCGTCATGCTGGGTACTCCAGCTGATTATTTGCGAGACATTTTGGTGCTGGCCACTTGGGCGGTAGCGGGTCTGGCGACAGCCGCAATTCTTCTCAATAAGCGCCGAGCAATGCTCTAA
- a CDS encoding ABC transporter ATP-binding protein, protein MKNSDSIGTLHDMSQSGTGSKLAPAIQAVSLTKQFGDRVVVDRLSFSVKEGDIYALLGDNGAGKTTTINMLTTLLSPTSGDVFISGFHSIKQAEKCKKAFGVVSQDVCLYQELTAYENLIFIADLYGMNRAQAIPRIKQLLAQAGLADRANDLAGEFSGGMMRKLSIAMAILHNPKVLFMDEPTVGLDPASRRQIWVMLKELRSAGVTILLTTHYLEEAELLADRIGIIRRGQMVLEGNIEELRAKTEGIHSISIRLAKTYSQEELNIKIERLLLRLPTQINYDPVRNTISIAQPKDAQLVPSMQTVLNWLETEKLVFSNVATNEPSLEEIFLAVSTGTAVTR, encoded by the coding sequence ATGAAGAACTCAGATTCAATCGGAACGCTGCACGACATGTCTCAGTCAGGAACCGGCTCAAAATTGGCACCGGCTATTCAAGCCGTGTCCTTGACCAAGCAGTTTGGTGACAGGGTCGTTGTTGATCGTCTAAGTTTTTCCGTCAAAGAAGGCGATATTTACGCGCTGCTTGGCGATAACGGCGCAGGCAAAACAACAACAATAAATATGCTGACCACGCTTTTGAGCCCAACGTCCGGTGATGTCTTTATCTCCGGCTTTCACAGCATCAAACAAGCGGAAAAGTGCAAAAAAGCCTTTGGCGTAGTTTCGCAAGATGTCTGCCTCTACCAGGAACTCACCGCATACGAAAACCTTATCTTCATAGCCGACCTTTACGGCATGAACCGCGCACAAGCGATACCAAGAATTAAACAGTTGCTGGCGCAAGCTGGACTAGCTGACAGAGCCAACGACCTGGCCGGCGAATTTTCCGGTGGCATGATGCGCAAACTTTCTATCGCCATGGCCATTTTGCACAATCCAAAAGTATTGTTCATGGATGAGCCTACAGTTGGACTAGATCCAGCCTCACGCAGACAAATTTGGGTAATGCTCAAGGAATTGCGTTCAGCCGGCGTTACCATTTTGCTGACCACTCACTATTTGGAAGAAGCGGAGTTATTGGCAGATCGCATAGGCATTATTCGTCGCGGACAAATGGTATTGGAAGGCAACATCGAAGAATTAAGAGCCAAGACTGAGGGAATTCACAGCATTTCTATCCGCCTGGCAAAAACCTATTCGCAAGAAGAGTTGAATATCAAGATAGAAAGACTTCTCTTAAGACTACCAACTCAGATCAACTACGATCCTGTCCGCAACACCATTTCAATTGCCCAGCCAAAAGATGCGCAGCTTGTACCAAGCATGCAAACGGTTTTGAACTGGTTGGAAACAGAAAAACTCGTATTCTCCAATGTTGCAACCAACGAACCAAGCCTGGAAGAGATCTTTTTAGCGGTCTCAACAGGCACAGCCGTAACACGCTAG
- a CDS encoding STAS domain-containing protein, producing the protein MKAKNYAIIGQIKSSIPEVDELLAGDTTELTLDFANATFISVEGIEWLEELLLRSDSKGTKVTFANIPTDIYKVFKVAHIDAIMKACGMLSVTGPHC; encoded by the coding sequence ATGAAAGCAAAAAATTACGCCATCATCGGTCAAATAAAAAGCAGCATCCCTGAAGTGGATGAGCTTCTTGCCGGAGACACAACTGAACTGACACTGGACTTTGCCAATGCCACATTCATTTCCGTAGAAGGAATTGAATGGCTGGAAGAACTGCTTTTACGCAGCGACTCAAAAGGCACCAAGGTCACCTTCGCAAACATACCCACAGACATTTACAAGGTTTTCAAGGTCGCACACATAGACGCCATCATGAAAGCCTGCGGCATGCTCTCCGTCACCGGTCCTCACTGCTAG
- the adhE gene encoding bifunctional acetaldehyde-CoA/alcohol dehydrogenase produces the protein MVISIREQDTQLMDRVNHLARQARLAAAVFTQYSQADVDRIVKAMAQAAVNNAALLAQAAVEETRMGVMEDKVMKNCVASEYLYEQIKGEKTVGIIKEMPEDNMVEIAEPMGVILALSPVTNPTSTVIFKSIVAAKTRNSIIFSPHLMAANCSNLAAKIVYEAAIAAGAPKGFISWVEKSSRLRRETELLMIHPEVDLIFATGGTNMVKAAYSSGKPALGVGSGNTPAYVHKSASMPETAMDIIISKTFDNGTECPSEQTLIIDREVGPSLMEEFKRLGCHVCTPEETEKVANVVIDPKSGGMNYRLVGQPAKLIADQAGISVDSRTKILLCAMEGDIRSHKLAVEKLMPVLSYVFVDNVQDGINRALDINYAGGTGHTAGVFAKDDSVIEKFATAINAGRIIVNSPTSMGGLGGIYNNLKTTLSFGCGTGGGNITTDNVGISNLLNLKRVPRRRTAVFSLPTTKNIYNNPGSIDHLRNIETKSVFVLTTKSAAKRGHLSAVLERLPADSQVEVFDEVGVEPDWQAISKAIDKMRQSKPDTIIALGGGSIIDSAKLMRLFYDTPNLTRADVDVNFLDFRYRIGNYPQTVHTQLIAIPTTSGTGSEVTPFAVFKDNETKRKISLVDKTLVPNVAIIDPNLTRTLPRDITVDTAIDALTHSLEALVSFLSTDYTDGLALEAMRLIFEALPEVLKDSENIVWRHKLHNAASMAGMAIGGASVGINHALAHALGATFHITHGKANGVFLLSTIAYNSGMPNKITAHSSYNLYVADKKYAKAAQYLGLATYEGGHDTKEGVLALQRGVYDLLAAAGQPSSISELGISPSDFQKELPNMIKNACADISARTNPRTALVSEVLELFMSSYPKRNRP, from the coding sequence ATGGTCATCTCCATTCGAGAACAAGACACTCAGTTAATGGACAGGGTCAATCACCTGGCCCGTCAGGCGCGTCTGGCTGCAGCAGTTTTCACTCAATATAGCCAGGCAGATGTTGACCGCATCGTCAAAGCCATGGCACAGGCTGCCGTCAACAATGCAGCTCTTCTCGCACAAGCTGCCGTAGAAGAGACACGCATGGGCGTCATGGAAGACAAAGTGATGAAAAACTGTGTCGCCTCAGAATACCTTTACGAGCAGATCAAAGGCGAAAAAACAGTCGGCATTATCAAAGAAATGCCGGAAGACAACATGGTGGAAATTGCCGAACCGATGGGTGTGATTCTCGCGCTTTCACCGGTTACCAATCCAACATCGACTGTTATCTTCAAAAGCATAGTTGCAGCTAAAACACGCAACTCGATAATTTTTAGCCCGCACTTAATGGCTGCCAACTGCAGCAATCTAGCGGCCAAAATTGTCTATGAAGCAGCAATTGCTGCCGGCGCTCCTAAAGGCTTCATTTCCTGGGTGGAAAAGTCTTCCCGCTTGCGTCGCGAAACCGAACTTCTGATGATCCATCCGGAAGTCGATTTGATTTTTGCCACAGGTGGCACAAACATGGTCAAGGCTGCCTATTCATCAGGCAAGCCGGCATTAGGCGTTGGTTCAGGCAACACACCTGCCTACGTCCACAAATCCGCCAGTATGCCTGAAACCGCTATGGACATAATCATCTCCAAGACGTTTGATAACGGAACGGAATGTCCATCGGAACAGACTCTCATAATCGATAGAGAAGTAGGGCCTTCTCTGATGGAAGAATTTAAACGCCTGGGCTGCCATGTCTGCACACCCGAAGAAACAGAAAAGGTGGCAAATGTTGTTATCGATCCCAAATCTGGTGGCATGAACTACCGCCTCGTTGGACAACCGGCAAAACTAATTGCCGACCAAGCCGGCATTAGTGTCGACAGCAGAACGAAGATTTTGCTTTGCGCGATGGAAGGCGATATTCGGTCACACAAATTGGCCGTTGAAAAACTAATGCCTGTATTGAGCTATGTTTTTGTAGACAACGTGCAGGATGGCATCAACCGCGCCCTGGATATCAACTATGCAGGCGGCACAGGTCACACCGCAGGCGTTTTTGCCAAAGACGACAGTGTTATTGAAAAATTTGCTACTGCCATAAATGCAGGACGCATCATTGTGAACTCACCAACGTCCATGGGTGGGCTTGGCGGCATTTACAACAACCTGAAGACCACTTTGAGTTTTGGTTGCGGCACCGGCGGCGGCAATATCACCACCGACAATGTCGGCATCAGCAATTTGTTGAATTTGAAGCGCGTGCCTAGACGTCGCACCGCCGTTTTCTCGCTACCAACAACGAAAAACATCTACAACAATCCGGGCAGTATCGATCACTTGCGCAACATCGAGACGAAATCCGTCTTTGTGCTTACAACAAAATCCGCTGCAAAACGTGGTCACCTATCAGCAGTCCTTGAGAGATTGCCTGCGGACAGTCAAGTTGAAGTATTTGATGAGGTTGGCGTCGAGCCTGATTGGCAAGCAATCAGCAAAGCCATCGACAAAATGCGTCAGTCCAAGCCGGATACAATTATTGCTTTAGGTGGCGGCTCAATTATCGACTCAGCCAAACTAATGCGTTTGTTCTACGACACACCAAATCTTACTCGTGCTGATGTCGATGTTAACTTCTTGGATTTCCGCTATCGCATAGGCAATTATCCTCAGACAGTGCATACACAATTGATAGCCATTCCAACAACATCGGGAACCGGCTCTGAAGTTACACCGTTTGCTGTCTTCAAGGACAATGAAACGAAGCGCAAAATTTCACTTGTCGACAAAACCCTAGTTCCAAATGTCGCCATCATCGATCCGAACTTAACCCGCACATTGCCCAGAGATATTACTGTCGACACAGCAATTGATGCTTTGACACACTCGCTGGAAGCATTGGTTTCGTTCCTATCAACGGATTATACCGATGGCTTAGCATTGGAAGCAATGCGCCTAATCTTTGAAGCACTGCCGGAAGTTTTGAAGGACAGCGAAAACATTGTCTGGAGACACAAACTGCACAATGCCGCCAGCATGGCCGGCATGGCCATCGGTGGTGCATCCGTCGGCATCAACCACGCATTAGCTCACGCACTGGGTGCAACATTCCATATCACTCACGGCAAAGCCAACGGCGTGTTTTTACTTTCAACAATTGCCTACAACTCCGGCATGCCCAACAAGATAACTGCGCATTCCAGCTACAATCTCTATGTTGCCGACAAGAAATATGCCAAGGCTGCTCAATACTTAGGACTGGCTACTTACGAAGGTGGTCATGACACCAAAGAAGGCGTGCTTGCATTACAACGCGGTGTCTACGATTTGCTTGCTGCCGCAGGACAACCATCAAGCATTTCCGAGTTAGGCATTTCCCCGAGCGACTTCCAAAAAGAACTTCCAAACATGATCAAGAACGCCTGCGCCGACATTAGTGCGCGCACCAATCCACGCACTGCGTTAGTTAGTGAAGTTCTGGAACTCTTCATGAGTTCCTATCCAAAACGCAACCGTCCATAA
- a CDS encoding DUF4239 domain-containing protein, which translates to MERISWDSYLVGGLFVFVGVIISVFGLLLVRRKVNAEALKHYHDVASPLLSVVGTLYAVLLGLIVVDCMTKFQTAHMTVGQEANAVANIFELADGLPSAKRFQIHQLCMDYVHEVRSNEWNLMNKMQASPKAQKDRVLLYKACVMWEPVTESQKAIYQSLLQELSEFTDARRDRLVLSSHGVWPAVWFVLFVGAVCTIIFTYFFGLPDLLSQIIMTAGVSLLIGLNLLLVAFYGYPFSGDVKVYPEEFLRDERIFKDVLSQELNNKTAVACPLMH; encoded by the coding sequence ATGGAACGGATATCTTGGGACTCTTACTTAGTCGGCGGACTCTTCGTCTTTGTAGGAGTAATTATCTCCGTTTTCGGCTTATTGTTGGTACGGCGCAAGGTCAATGCCGAAGCTCTCAAGCATTATCACGATGTAGCAAGTCCGCTTCTTTCTGTTGTAGGCACCCTCTATGCTGTTTTGCTTGGTTTAATCGTTGTCGACTGTATGACCAAATTCCAAACAGCGCACATGACTGTCGGACAAGAGGCTAATGCTGTGGCCAATATATTTGAATTGGCAGATGGTCTGCCTTCAGCAAAACGTTTTCAGATTCACCAACTCTGTATGGACTACGTCCATGAGGTACGCTCCAACGAATGGAATCTGATGAACAAAATGCAGGCCAGTCCAAAAGCACAAAAGGACAGGGTGCTTCTCTACAAAGCTTGCGTCATGTGGGAACCTGTCACCGAAAGTCAAAAAGCAATTTACCAATCACTTTTGCAGGAATTGTCCGAATTTACCGACGCGCGTCGCGACAGACTGGTCCTAAGTTCTCATGGCGTCTGGCCGGCAGTTTGGTTCGTGCTTTTCGTAGGTGCTGTATGCACAATTATTTTCACTTACTTCTTTGGACTACCGGATTTACTATCGCAGATAATCATGACTGCCGGCGTGTCTCTCTTAATTGGCTTAAACTTGCTCTTGGTTGCCTTTTATGGCTACCCATTTTCCGGCGACGTTAAAGTCTATCCGGAAGAATTCCTTAGGGACGAGCGCATATTCAAAGATGTCCTAAGCCAAGAGCTAAACAATAAGACAGCGGTTGCTTGCCCGTTAATGCACTAG
- a CDS encoding glucosamine-6-phosphate deaminase, whose protein sequence is MTDRYQEMSMKAAQAVASQLKQKPNSALGLPTGRSPVGCYKLLSDWTRAGNLDWSKANCFALDDYLHVQEEFSFARFLEDHLFKNVSLPDNQKHNPCWVDNYDEEIHRAGGLDLVMIGIGRNGHIAFNEPGTPVTSWTHCSGLTESTRQANASMFPDANMVPSGAISIGLSTILSARKVILLVSGEIKRDIVIRSLSGPITTEVPASCLQTHPDLKVFADFELPNHIPQH, encoded by the coding sequence TTGACTGACCGATACCAAGAAATGAGCATGAAAGCAGCCCAGGCTGTAGCTTCTCAGCTAAAGCAGAAGCCAAACAGCGCTCTTGGTTTGCCTACCGGTAGGTCGCCTGTGGGTTGTTACAAACTCTTATCTGATTGGACGCGTGCCGGCAATTTGGACTGGTCGAAAGCAAATTGTTTTGCTCTCGATGATTATCTGCATGTCCAGGAGGAATTTTCCTTTGCCCGTTTTCTGGAGGATCATCTCTTTAAAAACGTCAGCTTGCCGGACAACCAAAAACATAATCCTTGTTGGGTTGATAATTATGATGAGGAGATTCATCGGGCTGGTGGTCTTGATCTAGTAATGATAGGCATAGGACGCAATGGACATATTGCTTTCAATGAACCAGGCACACCCGTAACAAGTTGGACGCATTGTTCAGGACTAACGGAATCGACGCGTCAGGCAAATGCGTCAATGTTTCCAGACGCCAACATGGTGCCAAGCGGCGCTATTTCCATTGGTTTGTCGACAATACTCTCGGCTCGTAAGGTTATCTTGTTGGTCAGCGGTGAAATAAAGAGAGATATTGTAATCAGGTCGCTATCCGGACCAATTACAACAGAGGTGCCGGCATCATGTTTGCAAACACACCCTGACTTAAAGGTATTTGCCGACTTCGAGTTGCCGAATCATATTCCTCAGCATTGA
- a CDS encoding peptidylprolyl isomerase, translating to MVKFRHFTSALLAAIYAFLPCSGQGEQPGFESDDSRIVAPRQTVPMQPAQPASHVDPVVVLETSKGQIVIRLFDQLAPNTVNNFLDLVDKGFYNGLKFHRREAGFVVQGGCPNGDGTGNYIDPKTNQPRYLKLEINPRLRHNSAGVVAMARSNHPDSASCQFYITLGAAPHLDGKYAVFGGVIRGMNVVHSLAIGDKIISASIQNPQ from the coding sequence ATGGTGAAATTTAGGCATTTTACGTCGGCGCTATTGGCGGCAATCTATGCTTTTCTGCCGTGCTCAGGACAAGGTGAGCAGCCCGGTTTTGAAAGCGATGACTCTCGAATAGTAGCGCCTAGACAAACGGTGCCCATGCAACCTGCCCAGCCGGCGTCGCATGTGGATCCTGTTGTTGTTTTAGAAACGAGCAAAGGGCAGATTGTCATTCGTCTGTTTGATCAGTTGGCACCAAATACGGTGAACAACTTTCTTGATCTTGTGGACAAAGGATTTTACAACGGGCTTAAGTTTCATCGCCGCGAAGCAGGCTTTGTTGTGCAGGGTGGTTGCCCGAATGGTGACGGTACAGGCAATTACATCGACCCTAAAACAAACCAACCGAGATATTTGAAACTCGAAATCAACCCGCGCTTGAGACACAATTCCGCAGGTGTTGTGGCGATGGCTCGCAGTAATCATCCGGATTCTGCCAGTTGCCAGTTTTATATTACGCTTGGAGCGGCACCTCATTTAGATGGAAAGTATGCAGTATTTGGTGGCGTGATACGTGGCATGAATGTCGTACATTCACTGGCAATCGGCGACAAAATAATTTCTGCTAGTATACAAAATCCTCAGTAA